One segment of Gordonia terrae DNA contains the following:
- a CDS encoding MarR family winged helix-turn-helix transcriptional regulator, translated as MSASEPAQLALTLRPTITRLYLALRRRAPSVELTAAQTSALSVLADHGSMRMGEFADRESIRMPTATSVIDGLTKHELVDRSPDPTDRRAVLVGLTDHGHALVKQIRKERDVILTGALAELTDEQRDAIAAAGPALQALRDRLDNHSA; from the coding sequence GTGTCCGCTTCCGAACCCGCGCAGCTCGCCCTGACCCTGCGGCCGACGATCACCAGGCTGTACCTGGCACTTCGCCGACGCGCACCGTCGGTCGAGCTGACCGCCGCGCAGACCTCAGCCCTGAGTGTTCTCGCCGACCACGGGTCGATGCGCATGGGTGAATTCGCCGATCGCGAATCCATCCGCATGCCGACAGCGACGTCGGTGATCGACGGACTCACGAAACACGAGCTGGTCGACCGCAGCCCCGATCCCACCGACCGTCGCGCCGTCCTCGTCGGCCTCACCGATCACGGACACGCCTTGGTGAAGCAGATCCGCAAGGAGCGGGACGTCATCCTCACGGGTGCGCTCGCCGAGCTCACCGATGAGCAGCGCGACGCCATCGCCGCAGCGGGTCCCGCCCTGCAGGCGCTGCGCGACCGACTCGACAACCATTCCGCCTGA
- a CDS encoding dihydrodipicolinate synthase family protein: MNHPRVAGDPRDVTAWGMVPTPFTRTGEVDHASLHRVVTHLRRRGCDGLIALGAIAEPGTLSRGEKIDAVRTIAAAAEDAPVAGAVLALEPDQFESDLVAVSVETHNALSAIMIPVNTPDPNFLSAAIRRAGDVSGLPVILQDLPRFSGVHIDISDLAAAVSASSCCVAVKCEASPTYERIRFLSANTSSAGLISGFGGLGLVDDVIAGASSVAIGSTPTGEVVEAMACALRGRYAEASAVIGSVASRIHFETQPGANVAIRKRHWQRAGVIETSMVRQPTRRFGPELEEHSLVHHPAVSPFGLTT, from the coding sequence ATGAACCACCCACGGGTCGCCGGCGACCCCAGAGATGTCACAGCCTGGGGCATGGTGCCGACTCCCTTCACCCGCACCGGCGAAGTCGACCACGCCTCGCTGCATCGCGTCGTGACACACCTGCGCAGGCGTGGCTGTGACGGCCTCATCGCGCTGGGCGCCATAGCGGAGCCGGGCACCCTCAGCCGAGGTGAGAAGATCGATGCCGTGCGGACCATCGCCGCTGCAGCAGAAGATGCTCCGGTCGCGGGTGCAGTTCTCGCACTTGAGCCCGATCAGTTCGAGTCCGACCTCGTCGCGGTGAGCGTAGAGACCCACAATGCCCTCTCCGCGATCATGATTCCGGTGAACACGCCCGACCCGAACTTCCTGAGCGCGGCGATCCGACGCGCCGGCGACGTCTCTGGACTCCCGGTCATCTTGCAGGACCTGCCACGTTTCTCCGGGGTACACATCGACATCTCCGACCTCGCCGCGGCGGTGTCTGCAAGTTCGTGCTGCGTCGCCGTGAAATGCGAGGCGTCACCGACATACGAACGGATCCGGTTCTTGTCGGCGAACACCTCCTCCGCCGGCCTCATCAGCGGGTTCGGCGGCCTCGGCCTCGTCGACGACGTGATCGCCGGTGCATCCTCGGTCGCGATAGGTTCCACTCCCACGGGGGAGGTAGTCGAGGCGATGGCATGCGCTCTCCGCGGCCGGTACGCCGAGGCGTCTGCGGTGATCGGATCGGTGGCTTCGCGCATCCACTTCGAGACGCAACCGGGTGCGAATGTCGCCATCCGTAAACGACATTGGCAACGGGCCGGCGTCATCGAGACCTCGATGGTCCGCCAACCGACCCGCCGGTTCGGTCCTGAACTCGAGGAGCATTCGCTCGTTCACCACCCGGCGGTCTCGCCGTTCGGTCTCACGACCTGA
- a CDS encoding MFS transporter, which yields MTVTEHTPSDTVATGSSTSAAEPSMLAALRAQPRAVWITAFAAVIAFMGIGLVDPILHSIAEALNAPPEKLTLLFGVYVGVQCVAMLLTGWAAYRFGPRRTLTVGLGLIVVAAGISAFADNIDQLIAYRVIWGLGNALFLATALAFIVQSAVGNRNSAIMMYEAALGIGLAVGPLLGATLGEWTWRAPFAGTALLMLAGAILCAFMLPADGPRSERVPVRIVDPLKVLRNRTLFVTSVGSAFYTGALFTVIAWAPIAMGLRPMYAGLVFFGWGLLTAVAGVFVAPLLARLLGEKAGVMVAISAYGLVMVLAGIGTATGQVWLIGLAVILSGFPSGVLNTLFTDVAMSAVGGDTPRSVSSAGFSFLRWMGAAIAAVLVAYLAKWTGSEATPWWFATGYCVVALGAVSLAKVAHDHKVADDAALIGAEEF from the coding sequence ATGACCGTCACCGAACACACCCCGAGCGACACCGTCGCGACCGGGTCGTCCACTTCCGCAGCCGAGCCGTCGATGCTCGCCGCGCTCCGTGCTCAGCCACGCGCGGTGTGGATCACCGCGTTCGCCGCCGTCATCGCCTTCATGGGCATCGGCCTCGTCGACCCGATTCTGCACAGCATCGCCGAGGCCCTGAACGCCCCGCCGGAGAAGCTCACGCTCCTGTTCGGCGTCTATGTCGGTGTCCAGTGCGTCGCGATGCTGCTGACCGGTTGGGCCGCATACCGATTCGGGCCTCGACGAACGCTGACCGTCGGGCTTGGCCTCATCGTCGTCGCCGCCGGCATCTCGGCTTTCGCCGACAACATCGACCAGCTCATCGCCTACCGCGTGATCTGGGGTCTCGGCAATGCGTTGTTCCTCGCCACCGCATTGGCTTTCATCGTCCAGTCCGCGGTCGGCAACCGTAACAGCGCCATCATGATGTATGAGGCCGCGCTGGGTATCGGCCTGGCGGTCGGCCCTCTGCTCGGCGCCACGCTGGGCGAATGGACCTGGCGCGCACCCTTTGCCGGCACCGCACTGCTGATGCTCGCCGGCGCGATCCTGTGCGCGTTCATGCTCCCCGCCGACGGCCCACGGTCCGAACGTGTGCCGGTGCGGATCGTCGACCCACTCAAGGTCCTGCGCAACCGCACCCTGTTCGTCACCTCCGTGGGTTCCGCGTTCTACACCGGCGCACTCTTCACGGTGATCGCCTGGGCGCCCATCGCGATGGGTCTGCGTCCCATGTACGCGGGACTGGTGTTCTTCGGCTGGGGTCTGCTCACCGCGGTCGCCGGCGTCTTCGTGGCACCGCTCCTGGCCCGCCTCCTCGGTGAGAAGGCCGGTGTCATGGTCGCCATCTCGGCATACGGACTGGTCATGGTGCTGGCCGGGATCGGTACCGCCACCGGACAGGTCTGGCTGATCGGCCTCGCGGTCATCCTCTCCGGCTTCCCGTCGGGCGTGCTCAACACGCTCTTCACCGACGTCGCGATGTCGGCGGTCGGCGGCGACACGCCGCGCTCGGTGTCGAGCGCCGGCTTCAGCTTCCTCCGTTGGATGGGCGCCGCGATCGCGGCGGTCCTCGTTGCCTACCTCGCGAAATGGACCGGCTCGGAAGCGACGCCCTGGTGGTTCGCCACCGGCTACTGCGTCGTCGCGCTCGGTGCCGTCTCCCTGGCGAAGGTCGCGCACGACCACAAGGTCGCCGACGACGCGGCCCTCATCGGCGCCGAGGAGTTCTGA
- a CDS encoding YoaK family protein, which translates to MRDAEPAQSSRRGPVYAVSLMVILTFVTGLVDAVGFLGLDRVFVGNMTGNVVILGMGAAGADDLPVAGPFAALVAFTLAAAGAGFVLRRQGTSWTSITTTLLAVGSAVLLILAALFAIPRFADSAHFEILAACATAGVMGVQACVARKLAIRDMTTVVVTSTLTQLSADLFTGGWRGWWNRRSAAILALFAGAVVGAVLLRYAHMSWAMGLAAVLTAAVCIQGHRRLRPRPTV; encoded by the coding sequence GTGCGTGATGCGGAACCCGCTCAGTCGAGTCGGCGAGGGCCCGTCTACGCGGTGTCCCTCATGGTCATCCTGACCTTCGTCACCGGGCTCGTCGACGCTGTGGGCTTTCTCGGTCTCGACCGTGTCTTCGTCGGCAACATGACCGGCAACGTCGTGATCCTCGGAATGGGTGCGGCCGGGGCAGATGACCTCCCCGTGGCCGGGCCGTTCGCCGCGCTCGTCGCGTTCACTCTTGCGGCAGCCGGCGCCGGGTTCGTGTTACGACGCCAGGGCACGTCGTGGACGTCGATCACGACGACGTTGCTGGCAGTGGGTAGCGCTGTGCTGTTGATCCTTGCCGCGCTGTTCGCGATTCCCCGATTCGCGGACTCCGCGCACTTCGAGATCCTGGCGGCGTGTGCCACTGCCGGGGTCATGGGCGTGCAGGCGTGTGTGGCGCGCAAGCTCGCGATCAGGGACATGACCACGGTCGTCGTGACGTCGACCCTCACCCAACTGTCGGCGGACCTCTTCACCGGAGGGTGGCGCGGCTGGTGGAACAGGCGGTCGGCGGCCATTCTCGCCCTGTTCGCCGGCGCGGTCGTCGGGGCTGTCCTGCTGCGGTACGCGCACATGTCCTGGGCGATGGGGCTGGCCGCCGTACTCACCGCGGCTGTGTGCATCCAGGGGCATCGACGGCTTCGGCCGCGCCCCACCGTCTGA
- a CDS encoding TetR/AcrR family transcriptional regulator, giving the protein MTVRPTLEPQQSRSRQSAARILQAAIEVITDVGIREFTMAAVASRAAVSVGGVYGRYPDKDSLLYAVKDQALSDLADEIEQRLAEAGPTLEEILRAYIGTLSRTLFGAERLYAFIFVHSADDERLRRRGFAFHAQIRSVLVDSLKSQGVHDERAVATAYEVIVQSLLMRVISLGHLTPGTVPYEGFPSPDEYAHSLIEVTTRLLDDVRS; this is encoded by the coding sequence ATGACCGTTCGTCCGACGCTGGAGCCACAACAGAGCCGTAGTCGGCAATCCGCGGCACGAATCCTGCAGGCCGCCATCGAGGTGATCACCGACGTCGGAATCCGGGAGTTCACGATGGCGGCGGTGGCCTCCCGCGCGGCGGTGTCCGTAGGGGGAGTCTATGGCCGGTACCCGGACAAGGACTCGTTGCTGTACGCGGTCAAAGACCAAGCGCTCTCGGACCTCGCGGATGAGATCGAGCAACGTCTCGCGGAAGCGGGGCCGACGCTGGAGGAGATTCTGCGCGCCTACATCGGCACGTTGAGCCGCACCCTGTTCGGCGCGGAACGCCTGTACGCGTTCATCTTCGTCCACTCCGCCGACGATGAGCGGCTGCGGAGGCGAGGTTTCGCCTTCCACGCGCAGATCCGGTCGGTTCTCGTCGACAGCTTGAAGTCTCAGGGCGTCCACGACGAGCGGGCTGTCGCAACTGCCTATGAGGTGATCGTGCAGAGCCTGCTCATGCGGGTAATCTCGCTCGGCCACCTGACCCCTGGAACCGTTCCCTACGAAGGCTTTCCGAGCCCGGACGAGTACGCCCATTCGTTGATCGAGGTCACCACCCGCCTGTTGGACGACGTCAGGTCGTGA
- a CDS encoding alpha/beta hydrolase — protein sequence MPRTIVDVAPSIDYESVTPPELLSPPPVAVLPATMSHRGLIYAVIPGWRPLRLDLHLPATGGPWPVVVYIHGGSFVGGVREMGPWNALPRRGIAVASASYRLAGEVGFPEPVEDVRAAVRWLRRHAHEWNLDPQRVSLWGSSAGALLAGIAAVSGDRVVGRRVGEGRESAVVRSVIAHYGVADARSLRADASPAGARAAADLSDIVALFATSDAVVPAVAAHFTEGVRPDYLVVHGDSDTRVGRAQSVNLHTALREAGFRSTLSIVEGADHGAAEFSDDMRTEDAVSFLRQSWKE from the coding sequence ATGCCCCGGACCATCGTCGACGTCGCACCCTCGATCGACTACGAGTCGGTGACGCCTCCCGAACTCTTGTCGCCGCCTCCGGTGGCCGTCCTACCTGCGACGATGAGTCACCGCGGCCTGATCTATGCGGTGATACCGGGTTGGCGACCCCTGCGACTCGATCTCCATCTTCCGGCCACCGGCGGTCCGTGGCCGGTGGTGGTCTACATCCACGGCGGCAGCTTCGTCGGCGGAGTGCGCGAGATGGGACCATGGAACGCATTGCCGCGCAGAGGAATTGCCGTCGCATCTGCGTCGTATCGACTGGCGGGCGAAGTCGGCTTCCCCGAACCGGTCGAAGATGTGCGGGCAGCCGTGCGATGGCTGCGCCGGCACGCCCACGAGTGGAATCTCGACCCTCAGCGGGTATCTCTGTGGGGAAGCTCCGCAGGCGCGCTGCTCGCCGGTATCGCCGCTGTGTCCGGGGACAGGGTTGTGGGGCGTCGAGTCGGTGAGGGTCGCGAGTCGGCCGTCGTCCGTTCGGTGATCGCGCATTACGGGGTGGCGGACGCACGGTCTCTGCGAGCCGACGCCTCACCGGCTGGAGCTCGGGCGGCTGCTGACCTGTCCGACATCGTCGCCCTGTTCGCCACGAGCGACGCAGTCGTGCCCGCTGTCGCGGCTCACTTCACGGAGGGTGTTCGGCCCGATTACCTCGTGGTCCATGGAGACTCGGACACGCGCGTCGGACGCGCGCAGTCGGTCAACCTGCATACTGCACTGCGGGAGGCCGGCTTCCGCAGCACGCTCAGTATCGTCGAGGGCGCAGATCACGGCGCGGCCGAGTTCTCCGACGACATGAGGACCGAGGACGCGGTGTCGTTCCTGCGACAGTCCTGGAAGGAGTAG